The nucleotide window gtattctaaatatattaggggtgtcagaaatatttttAGAGGGTTGATATATCTTGGTACAACTCCTGGATTAGtcaataaaatatatagtgcactcacattaagtatagtaacccaattccactttatccctacgtcacgagacaaaCCCCAatgaatttaggcagagccttgacatacgttacggggccctacgtcagtcggacaggaTATCAGTGGtcaagggttaaaacacttaaaacgggatagggctttattattattattatttagaaATATAGAATCTCTAATATTTAGAGAGGGAATGCGAGAGGCAGGAAAATGAACAATGAGAGTTTGAATGGAAGTATTCTATTTATAGTACTCCCCCAACTTCCTTGAAGCCAAAGCTTTGTTTGATATGCAGCCACGTATCAACTTGGATTGTGATTTCTTAAATCAATACACGCATATATTAAATTTTAATGCACACATGCATTCATAAGGAATTTTCaaatgttaatattattattctaTTTGAATATGACGTACACTTTATTTTAGTGAAAtgcttttattgtttttattttttattagtttacatattataattattttaactgcttcacttatttgacGCGTATATCTtctaaaatatgatgttttataaaacaataaatatgtcATTAGGATGAGAAAAATCTTATCTTTATTTGaaccaagttttattaaaaatggAATAGGtccaaatataatgtatttttataatttaattatcaAATGGCTCCTACGTttgccaaaacaccttatttttctattggtcaacttacccatgacctATTCGTGTAATAACTTTAgtaaaaattttgggaatgttacatcctccccaccttgttttaaatctcgtcctcgagatttgggctacGATATCTTCTTAGGGTTACATCACATCCTTTTGTTAGTAAAAACAGTATATCAAGGTGTTTGAGAGAGAATCAAAAGATGAATATAAAGACATCATAGGATAGTTGGAATTCAATGGTCTCAAAACTTAGTTTTAGGGTTTGATGTTAACTGAATGGGATGAAATGATATCATTATCAAGGTGACTAAGTttcacaaataaaaaaaaaagaggcATAGAATTCGAAATGCAATGACTTGTAGAAACAATAGTATTCAACGAATGACGTGTgaatagggtttattattagcacaggctacaaatttaTACAGACACCGCAAGGTGTTGTAGTGACTGAAAAATTCAATAATTACGGTGACCAAATgaattcaccgttttcgaaattaacTGAAAGGAAGtgaatctggatatttcaaaagatatTTCATATAAAGTAACAAATGAATATTGTAGAATCAATTCAAAGATGAAAGAAATGTTGGAGGTACATTGGAATAAGAAATTAGACTGGTTTAGGATAATGAATCAATAAATTTGTACCTCAGGTGTGAAAATGAAATGAATCCAAGTTTCAAAGAAATCGCCACCGCAAGGTGTCGTGGTTTTAACAAATGATATATCGAAATTGAAGATTTTAAACAAGTTCGAATAACGTAATTACCTTGAATATGATGATCTCGATTCATCATATGGGATTTTGAAATTGAATATATAtatgagcaagttcaaacaaaaaaccctaattctctctCTAGCTATGGCGATTTCGTCCCATCTTGAAACCCTAGTCTCTTCAGCGTAATTCGTCAAGATCAGATTAGGGATTAGAGATTCAAACATCTAATTCTCAATTCTGGTTTGCGGATTTCTTTGTTTTGTCGGCTAGGGTTTTTTTTCAGTTTCTTTTCAATCGCCGCCGTCACCTCTGTTTCAAGCATATTGGATTGATTTTTTGAATCGATCAGCCTTGATTTATCAATTTCTCGGTCCGATTTGTAAGATTCATGGGTTAGGGCATCAGCTAGTTTAGGGTTTCGGGTCTCTTTTGATTTGTTGTTATCTGGTTCGTAAGGTTTCTTGGGGCTTCGTGTTTTTTCTTTACAGTAGGATTATAGAGAGTTGTTAACGTGTAAATGGATGATAGACTGAAATCTGGTGGAAGGCCGGCTTTGTCGTTCAAACAGATTGCTGATCGTCTTCTGGATGTTGATGGTAATACTGTGCAGCCAAAACGTGGAATAAACATCATTGATGAACTCACAAAGGTCACTGTACCGGTTCAATCAGATAATCTGGGTTCATCATCAACGGATGTAAATGGTGTGGAATTGTCGGCCACTCAGGGAAGGTTTGCAAAGCCACATGTTGAGCAACCGGTTCGTGGTTGGGATTTTTCCAATATGGGATTTTCGACATTATCAGGTCTGGAGGGAATGAATATGTCGGATACACAAGGAAATTTACGAAACACGGGGGTTGTAAAGCCTACATCATTTGCTAATATTGTTAAGAACGCCTAGGAGAATTCTAAGGTGAACTTTAGGGCGATGGAATCCTCTGAAACTGTTGAGGGTGCTGATGTTGTTATTCCGTTGACATCGGTTCAACAAGTCAATGATAGGTATGCTAATACTTTGTACGGATATTTTCTTGGTAAACGGTTGGCTTTTCCGGTGGTCGATTTTTTCGCTAAAAACAACTGGGTAAAATATGGTTTGTCACGGCTAATGATGAATGCAaatgggttctttttctttaagtttagtACTAAGGAAGGGATGAACCGAATGCTAGAGGATGGGCCTTGGTTGATCAGAAACGTTCCGATAATCTTGAGAGAATGGTCGCCTAATTTAAAGATGGAAAAAGAGGATATTAAGGCTGTTCCGgtttgggtcaagatgcatgatgtgccaTTAGTGGCTTTTACCGAGGATGGTCTTAGCTTGGTTGCTTCTAAAATTGGTAATCCTAAGATGTTGGATTCGTACACTGCCACGATGTGTGCTGAGTCTTGGGGAAGAAGCAGTTATGCTAGAGCACTTATTGAGGTTCAGGCGGAGGCTGAGTTAAAGAAGAGTATTACTGTTGCAATTCCATCCTTGGATGGTAATGGTTTTTCAAAGGTAGAGATCAAAATTGAGTATGATTGGGAGCCTCTTAGATGCTCCTCTTGCTGTGTGTTTGGTCATGATGATCGCTCATGCCCAAAGAACCCTCAGGTGACTTCAAGTGGGGATTCTGGAAAGAATAATGATGATTTTCAGGATGTGGGTACTAAGAAAAAAGGAAGTTAATAATCAAGGTATCCctatgaaaaatcagaagccgaAGGTAGTGTATAGACCAGTTGTCAAGCCTAAACCAAAATCGTCCTTGAGGAGTCCGGTGAATAACCAGGTTTCAACATCAAACCCGTTTGACATTCTTAAGGACGATGATGGTAATCAGGGAGATAATACTGTGGGTCGTGCGGAGAAGAAAGTTGAACAGACTACTAGTGACAAGCAGGATtcggatgaggaggaggtcgTCGGGTTCTATAATGAAACTAGTGAGTTTATGACCTCGGGTTTACATCCATCATCTTCGAGAGCAAAGGCTAGCACCTCTTCCGCAAAATTCTCCAATGGATAGATCTTTTTTGGTTCATGTGAAGGGGTTGCCGGTTTCTGGCAACTTCATTTTTGATGATGGCGGATGAGGATttgattttggttttttttttttttttgcattgttTCGTCTACTGATGTATAGTAGGCTAGGTTATGGGGTGTCATAGTTGTccttgttttttttgttttacatatatggggcatgtcctgtatatgaactagtgtggaacacatcctcactacttgtacttattggCGGTTgttttaatagattcaccggggtaaccctttacccaaaaaaaatgagcaagttcaaacaattgagctTGGTTTGGACATATTCCAACAATGGATGTATGTATTGACAAGAAATGATTTCAATGAAAATCTGGTAACTCTGAAAAGAAGAGGAGTTTTCCAAGAAATCGGTTGACTCGATTATTAAAAGTCAATATTAGGCAGTCATATAGATTACCAGAGTGAGTATAACGAAATATGCATTAAAACTCGCGAATAATTGAGCGTTTGAAATAATTTCACATGTATGACAGACAATGTATAACATAGGAATTTGTCAAGAGATGAGGCAAAtaagagttgaaagaaaaaaaaaacaaagaccTTTTATTGATGAAGTTTTATTCGGAATCAAAAGTCAACTAATACTTAAGTGCAGACAAAATATAAGGGTGCTTTATTTTAAAAGTTGCCATTGGCTCGGGTGTTATAATTTTTTATGCGTTCTTCTCAGCTTCATCTGGGTTTCTGTTCTCGTTGTCGGGGGCCTTAGATAGTTTTGGGCAGTAGTGACGGAAGTGACCTGGATCTCCACATTTGTAACATGCGTTATTTTCCCTTTTC belongs to Helianthus annuus cultivar XRQ/B chromosome 5, HanXRQr2.0-SUNRISE, whole genome shotgun sequence and includes:
- the LOC110943010 gene encoding uncharacterized protein LOC110943010, coding for MESSETVEGADVVIPLTSVQQVNDRYANTLYGYFLGKRLAFPVVDFFAKNNWVKYGLSRLMMNANGFFFFKFSTKEGMNRMLEDGPWLIRNVPIILREWSPNLKMEKEDIKAVPVWVKMHDVPLVAFTEDGLSLVASKIGNPKMLDSYTATMCAESWGRSSYARALIEVQAEAELKKSITVAIPSLDGNGFSKVEIKIEYDWEPLRCSSCCVFGHDDRSCPKNPQVTSSGDSGKNNDDFQDVGTKKKGS